One stretch of Sulfuricystis multivorans DNA includes these proteins:
- a CDS encoding YybH family protein, with product MPKKPIYTSPQEAEAAFYEALERGDLEMMMSVWAEDEEIICVHPGGPRLAGYALVREGWRHIFAGGRRLKVQLLALTTLHSPFTAVHSVIEQIAVVGEKHLAAPVAATNVYVRGALGWRMIVHHASPVPPSSIGDAPQVLH from the coding sequence ATGCCCAAGAAACCGATCTACACTTCGCCGCAGGAAGCCGAAGCCGCCTTTTATGAAGCGCTCGAGCGTGGCGACCTCGAGATGATGATGTCCGTCTGGGCGGAGGACGAGGAAATCATCTGCGTCCATCCGGGCGGGCCGCGGCTTGCCGGCTATGCGCTGGTGCGTGAAGGCTGGCGTCACATCTTCGCAGGCGGTCGGCGGCTCAAAGTCCAGTTGCTCGCCCTGACCACGCTGCACAGCCCCTTCACCGCCGTGCATAGCGTGATCGAACAAATCGCCGTGGTCGGCGAAAAACACCTCGCCGCACCGGTCGCCGCCACCAATGTCTATGTCCGCGGCGCGCTGGGCTGGCGCATGATCGTCCATCACGCCTCGCCCGTGCCGCCTTCCAGCATCGGCGATGCGCCGCAGGTGTTGCACTGA